From a single Planctellipticum variicoloris genomic region:
- a CDS encoding VOC family protein, which produces MAASITPFLMFEGAAEEAMRDYVALFPGSAIGEVSRYAAGEAGAEGSIKKAEFTLAGQRILCIDSPVKHAFTFTPSVSLFVECESLDEQERAFAHLSAGGTVLMPLNNYGFSTRFGWLNDRFGVSWQLNVT; this is translated from the coding sequence ATGGCCGCATCGATCACTCCGTTCCTCATGTTCGAAGGCGCCGCCGAAGAGGCCATGCGCGACTACGTCGCCCTGTTTCCAGGGTCCGCGATCGGCGAAGTCTCCCGCTACGCCGCCGGCGAAGCGGGCGCCGAGGGCTCGATCAAGAAAGCCGAGTTCACCCTCGCCGGCCAGCGCATCCTCTGCATCGACAGCCCCGTCAAACACGCCTTCACCTTCACCCCCTCCGTCTCCCTCTTCGTCGAATGCGAAAGCCTCGACGAGCAGGAACGGGCCTTCGCACACCTCTCCGCCGGCGGAACCGTCCTCATGCCCCTCAACAACTACGGCTTCAGCACCCGCTTCGGCTGGCTCAACGACCGCTTCGGCGTCTCCTGGCAACTCAACGTCACCTGA
- a CDS encoding YybH family protein → MRWRGVPILAWAILIGSAPLTAADGDPVDLQQIVESSGEKFKKAFANRDPQALAALFTPEAEYVDSSGVVFHGRDAIEAEYIAAFEINRPGTLELELLSIRPVAEGVVVEDGLSTFTPNDPGPSSQMRYTVTHVKQADGSWLMASVRELESPVVTPHDRLLALEWLIGKWRDETDGQVAETEWKWSESGNFLEGAFRIRELDQPVMEGTHRVGWDAQQKQFRSWIFLSSGNFASGLWTTDEDDNWTLQLSGVTTDGASSAALMTYIRDGDDALGVYQSQRTLGGQPLPSRSIRVVRQPPPPAVTGAGQ, encoded by the coding sequence ATGCGATGGCGCGGCGTACCGATACTCGCATGGGCGATCCTCATCGGGTCGGCCCCGTTGACGGCGGCGGACGGCGATCCCGTCGACTTGCAGCAGATCGTCGAATCCTCCGGCGAGAAGTTCAAAAAAGCGTTCGCCAACCGGGATCCGCAGGCTCTCGCGGCCCTCTTTACGCCGGAAGCGGAGTACGTCGACTCCTCCGGCGTCGTGTTCCACGGCCGCGATGCGATCGAAGCCGAGTATATTGCGGCGTTTGAGATCAATCGCCCCGGGACGTTGGAACTCGAACTCCTCTCCATTCGCCCCGTTGCAGAGGGAGTCGTCGTTGAAGACGGTCTCTCGACATTCACCCCGAACGACCCCGGTCCGTCGTCGCAGATGCGCTACACCGTGACGCACGTGAAACAGGCCGACGGATCGTGGCTGATGGCGAGCGTTCGCGAGCTGGAGTCGCCGGTGGTCACCCCTCACGACCGCCTGCTGGCCCTGGAATGGCTGATCGGCAAGTGGCGCGACGAGACCGACGGGCAGGTCGCGGAGACGGAATGGAAGTGGTCGGAGTCGGGCAATTTCCTGGAGGGAGCGTTCCGCATTCGCGAGCTGGATCAGCCGGTCATGGAAGGGACGCATCGCGTCGGCTGGGATGCGCAGCAGAAGCAATTTCGGTCGTGGATCTTCCTTTCGAGCGGCAACTTCGCGAGCGGGCTCTGGACGACGGACGAAGACGACAACTGGACTCTGCAGCTTTCCGGGGTCACGACCGACGGAGCCAGCTCCGCCGCGCTGATGACCTACATCAGGGACGGCGACGACGCCCTGGGCGTTTACCAGTCGCAGCGCACGCTCGGCGGTCAGCCGCTGCCATCGCGGTCGATCCGCGTCGTCCGTCAACCGCCGCCGCCGGCCGTCACCGGTGCAGGTCAGTAA
- a CDS encoding PadR family transcriptional regulator — protein sequence MAADDLLKHFFGGFVRVHILHHAVEAPIFGVEMIEELGRHGYKLSPGTLYPILHGMEKAGYLTRTDEVVEGKRRRNYRATKKGEKVLQEARIKLKELFGEVVRETDRKSTS from the coding sequence ATGGCGGCGGACGATCTGCTGAAGCACTTTTTCGGCGGATTCGTGCGCGTGCATATCCTGCACCACGCCGTCGAAGCCCCGATCTTCGGCGTCGAAATGATCGAAGAACTCGGCCGCCACGGCTACAAATTGAGCCCCGGCACCCTCTACCCGATCCTGCACGGCATGGAGAAAGCAGGCTACCTGACCCGAACCGACGAAGTCGTCGAAGGCAAACGCCGCCGAAACTACCGCGCAACCAAGAAGGGCGAAAAGGTCCTGCAGGAAGCGAGGATCAAGCTCAAAGAGTTGTTCGGAGAAGTCGTGAGAGAGACGGATCGTAAGTCGACCAGTTAG
- a CDS encoding DUF1559 domain-containing protein, with amino-acid sequence MPSRPVPSRRAFTLIELLVVIAIIAILIALLLPAVQQAREAARRTQCKNNLKQIGLALHNYHDLFNTFPPGYISNTNNAAANWQGWSWTTMLLPQFDQAPLYNNFSNFFSTGMVSALVSTAYNPVVTNNSIVAMRCPSDSGQQSVNFVDVLPTVGGSATTYTNLFGRSNYVGNVGWWINTANSNAPTGIVDGVAVTTMNYRGVFGENSKIGLQSMTDGSSNGLLVGERYSLAAGGQASIGQPVGHAVWAGAGNRATADGLALVLGDTAGLTLTPNSLATKVGTSSTSSILSYQINGNNKSNSVRGQTTGFGSMHTGGAHFLMGDGAVKFLSENLDAAIYRNLGTINDGIPVGEF; translated from the coding sequence ATGCCATCCCGCCCCGTCCCCTCGCGCCGCGCGTTTACGCTGATCGAATTGCTGGTGGTCATCGCGATCATCGCCATTCTGATCGCTCTGCTGCTGCCAGCCGTGCAGCAGGCGCGCGAAGCGGCCCGCCGCACCCAGTGCAAGAACAACCTCAAGCAGATCGGTCTCGCCCTCCACAACTACCACGACCTGTTCAACACCTTCCCCCCCGGGTACATCAGCAATACCAACAACGCCGCGGCCAACTGGCAGGGCTGGAGCTGGACGACGATGCTGCTGCCGCAGTTCGATCAGGCGCCGCTCTACAACAACTTTTCCAACTTCTTTTCGACCGGCATGGTCTCGGCTCTCGTCAGCACGGCCTACAATCCGGTGGTGACGAACAACAGCATCGTCGCCATGCGTTGCCCGAGCGACTCGGGGCAGCAGAGCGTTAACTTCGTGGACGTTCTGCCGACCGTCGGCGGTTCGGCGACGACGTACACGAATCTGTTCGGCCGATCGAACTATGTCGGGAACGTCGGCTGGTGGATCAACACCGCCAACAGCAACGCGCCGACCGGGATCGTGGATGGCGTAGCCGTCACGACGATGAATTACCGGGGCGTGTTCGGCGAGAACTCCAAGATCGGCCTGCAGTCGATGACGGACGGGTCGTCGAACGGGCTGCTCGTGGGCGAACGTTATTCGCTGGCGGCCGGCGGGCAGGCCTCCATCGGACAACCGGTGGGCCATGCGGTCTGGGCCGGGGCGGGCAATCGCGCGACGGCCGACGGCCTGGCGCTGGTGCTGGGGGATACGGCCGGGCTGACGCTGACGCCGAACTCGTTGGCGACGAAGGTTGGCACCAGCTCCACCAGTTCGATTCTGTCGTACCAGATCAACGGCAATAACAAGTCGAACAGCGTCCGGGGCCAGACAACGGGCTTCGGCAGCATGCACACCGGCGGCGCGCACTTCCTGATGGGGGACGGCGCCGTGAAGTTTCTGTCCGAGAACCTGGATGCCGCGATCTACCGGAATCTGGGAACCATCAACGACGGAATTCCGGTCGGCGAATTCTAG
- a CDS encoding alpha/beta hydrolase family protein — translation MSFETPVSRRSAVKTIAAATAAAGLIAQATRRAHAAAPRALPSGQLPSDRRLGKLKDLNGYFPFEPSATWEGWQERSEAVRRQILVALGLWPMPTKLPIQATIHGKVERDDYTVERVFFESSPGLYVTGSLYRPKASGPAVKRPAVLCPHGHWANGRFYDHGEAKVQKEIELKAETDPVSGRYPLQARCVQLARMGCVVFLYDMLGNADNQILPPSLIHGFAKQRPDLSSPDRWGLFSAQAELRLLSPCGLQTWNSIRALDWITTLPDVDPQRIGVTGASGGGTQTFLLGCVDPRPAALFPAVMVSTAMQGGCTCENSSLLRVNTGNIEFAALAAPRPIGMTAANDWTVELETKGLPQLKEHFARLGVPGNVVGKYFPFEHNYNKPSRQMMYAFFDRYLHLGVQQPTEERPYQPLTQAEATVWSAEHPMPPAGDDAELKIVRWFDADAQQQVKALTPKDAASLKEYRRVIGGAWDVLIGRALPARGQTTSDERSRIEHDGYHEILGTIGLSKQGEEIPGVFIAPENFAGEVVIWLSAEGKSGLYGADGKPTAAVQALMNANRGVLGIDVLYTGEFQSDGAALTKARSVENPREFVGYTLGYNHPLFSQRVHDVLTAISRFRDLDSVRSIDLVGFGEAGLWAAAAAAQAGDAVRRVAIGTGGYRFASITDIRDPLLVPGAVKYGDVPGLLSLVAPHPLWVSGEGAALPSPTRETYAASGAAGAVTSYSGADEQAAVARWLLG, via the coding sequence ATGTCGTTCGAGACTCCGGTGTCGCGTCGTTCTGCCGTGAAGACGATTGCTGCCGCGACGGCCGCAGCGGGCTTGATCGCGCAGGCTACCCGCCGAGCGCACGCGGCGGCTCCCAGAGCCTTGCCGTCGGGTCAGTTGCCGAGCGACCGACGTCTGGGGAAGCTCAAGGATTTGAACGGGTACTTCCCGTTCGAGCCGAGCGCGACGTGGGAAGGCTGGCAGGAGCGCTCGGAAGCGGTGCGCCGGCAGATTCTCGTCGCGCTGGGTCTGTGGCCCATGCCGACGAAATTGCCGATCCAGGCCACGATTCACGGCAAAGTCGAGCGGGACGACTACACCGTCGAACGCGTCTTCTTCGAAAGCTCGCCCGGTCTGTATGTCACCGGCAGTCTCTATCGGCCGAAGGCTTCCGGTCCCGCCGTGAAACGACCCGCGGTGCTGTGCCCTCACGGTCACTGGGCGAACGGTCGTTTCTACGATCACGGCGAAGCAAAAGTGCAGAAGGAGATTGAGCTGAAGGCCGAGACCGACCCGGTCAGCGGGCGGTATCCGCTCCAGGCCCGCTGCGTCCAGCTCGCCCGCATGGGCTGCGTGGTCTTCCTCTACGACATGCTCGGGAATGCGGACAATCAGATCCTGCCGCCGTCGCTGATTCACGGCTTCGCGAAGCAGCGACCGGACCTCAGCTCGCCCGACCGCTGGGGACTCTTCAGCGCCCAGGCGGAACTGCGGCTGCTGAGTCCCTGCGGACTGCAGACCTGGAACAGCATCCGGGCGCTGGACTGGATCACGACGCTGCCGGACGTCGATCCGCAGCGAATCGGCGTCACCGGGGCCAGCGGCGGCGGGACGCAGACGTTCCTGCTGGGCTGCGTCGACCCGCGGCCTGCGGCGTTGTTCCCGGCAGTGATGGTTTCAACCGCCATGCAGGGGGGCTGCACCTGCGAGAACTCGTCGCTGCTGAGAGTGAATACGGGCAACATCGAGTTCGCCGCGCTGGCGGCGCCGCGACCGATCGGCATGACCGCGGCCAACGACTGGACCGTCGAGCTGGAGACGAAGGGACTGCCGCAGCTCAAGGAACACTTTGCCCGGCTGGGCGTACCCGGCAACGTCGTCGGCAAGTACTTCCCGTTCGAGCACAACTACAATAAGCCCAGTCGGCAGATGATGTATGCGTTCTTCGACCGGTATCTGCACCTGGGCGTGCAGCAGCCGACAGAAGAACGTCCCTATCAGCCGCTGACGCAGGCCGAAGCGACCGTCTGGTCGGCGGAACATCCGATGCCGCCGGCAGGCGATGACGCCGAATTGAAGATCGTCCGCTGGTTCGACGCCGACGCTCAGCAGCAAGTCAAGGCGCTGACGCCGAAGGATGCCGCTTCGCTTAAAGAGTATCGCCGCGTGATTGGCGGGGCCTGGGATGTGCTGATTGGCCGGGCGCTGCCGGCCCGCGGGCAGACCACTTCGGACGAACGTTCGCGGATCGAGCACGACGGCTATCACGAGATTCTAGGAACGATCGGTCTGTCGAAGCAGGGCGAAGAGATTCCGGGCGTGTTCATCGCCCCGGAAAACTTCGCCGGCGAAGTCGTGATCTGGCTTTCTGCCGAAGGCAAATCCGGGCTCTATGGCGCCGACGGGAAGCCGACGGCAGCGGTTCAGGCTCTGATGAACGCCAACCGGGGCGTGCTGGGGATCGATGTCCTTTACACCGGGGAATTCCAGTCGGACGGTGCGGCCCTCACCAAAGCCCGTTCTGTCGAGAATCCGCGCGAGTTCGTCGGCTACACGCTGGGCTACAACCATCCGCTGTTCTCGCAGCGAGTGCACGATGTCCTGACGGCGATCTCGCGGTTCCGCGACCTGGATTCGGTCCGGTCGATCGACCTGGTCGGCTTCGGCGAAGCCGGACTCTGGGCCGCGGCGGCAGCGGCTCAAGCTGGCGACGCCGTCCGGCGGGTGGCTATCGGGACGGGGGGATACCGATTTGCTTCGATCACCGACATCCGCGATCCGCTGCTGGTGCCTGGGGCCGTGAAGTACGGCGACGTCCCCGGCCTCCTGTCGCTGGTCGCGCCCCATCCGCTGTGGGTCTCGGGGGAAGGCGCGGCGCTGCCGAGTCCGACACGAGAAACCTACGCGGCCTCCGGCGCCGCCGGCGCGGTCACCTCCTATTCCGGAGCCGACGAGCAGGCCGCAGTCGCCCGCTGGCTGCTGGGCTGA
- a CDS encoding DUF692 domain-containing protein: MPPRLGLPNLGLGVGLRTVHFPYLLQHWPAVDWFEAISENFLDSRGRPRWVLDQVAERYPVVMHGVSLSIGSSDPLDFEYLAKLKRLATEIRAVWVSDHLCWTGVAGINTHDLLPLPLTEESLRHVAERVRVVQDVLERPLVLENPSTYVEFRESTLSEPAFLSALVAETGCGLLLDVNNVYVSARNHEFDPREYLRSVPADAVVQMHLAGHTDCGTHVIDTHDGRVVAAVWDLYREAERLTGGVSTLLEWDAKIPSFPEVHAEVMKARGAGIGNRVSGLAEEERREVGCATADMERATPPQPVVLVAMEAE, translated from the coding sequence ATGCCGCCGCGACTCGGCCTGCCAAATCTGGGGCTGGGGGTCGGGCTGCGGACGGTCCATTTTCCGTACCTGCTGCAGCACTGGCCTGCGGTCGACTGGTTCGAGGCGATCAGCGAGAATTTTCTCGACTCGCGCGGTCGGCCGCGGTGGGTGCTCGACCAGGTTGCGGAACGGTATCCGGTGGTCATGCACGGGGTCTCGCTGTCGATCGGCAGCAGCGATCCGCTGGATTTCGAGTACCTGGCGAAACTCAAGCGTCTGGCGACCGAGATTCGAGCGGTGTGGGTCTCGGACCACCTGTGCTGGACCGGCGTCGCGGGGATCAACACGCACGATCTGCTGCCGCTGCCGCTGACTGAGGAGTCGTTGCGGCACGTCGCGGAACGGGTGCGAGTCGTGCAGGATGTTCTTGAACGGCCGCTGGTGCTGGAGAATCCGAGCACTTATGTCGAGTTCCGGGAGTCGACGCTGAGCGAGCCGGCGTTTCTGTCGGCCCTGGTCGCGGAAACAGGCTGCGGGCTGCTGCTGGACGTGAATAATGTCTATGTCTCAGCGCGGAATCACGAGTTCGATCCGCGGGAGTATCTGCGGAGCGTTCCGGCGGACGCGGTGGTCCAGATGCATCTGGCGGGGCATACTGACTGCGGTACGCACGTGATCGACACCCACGACGGTCGGGTGGTCGCGGCGGTGTGGGACTTGTATCGCGAGGCCGAGCGGCTGACGGGGGGCGTTTCGACGCTGCTGGAATGGGATGCGAAGATCCCTTCGTTTCCGGAGGTGCATGCGGAGGTGATGAAGGCGAGGGGGGCGGGTATCGGGAATCGGGTATCGGGTCTCGCAGAGGAAGAGCGGCGAGAAGTCGGTTGCGCGACTGCGGACATGGAGCGGGCGACGCCGCCGCAGCCGGTGGTGCTGGTGGCGATGGAGGCCGAGTGA
- a CDS encoding iron-containing alcohol dehydrogenase — MTIAYRFLAPGQIVFGWGAREQLVSLIPPSAKRVWLVSGSRTLERTGVVTQLTEQIAASGRGVVQHATRSREPEVVDVDSLVAAWRSKNVEPTDAVIAIGGGSTIDLAKAAAALATNGNGESVAEYLEGVGTGRKIVNPPLMLIAVPTTAGTGSEATKNAVISSDDPPYKKSLRSDLMVPAAVVVDPELTVTVPPEITAHTGMDAITQLIEAYISRRSTLIPKALCEQGLQLAIPALPRAIQNGADRVAREAMSHAALLSGMALANSGLGLAHGVAAGLGVLCRIPHGLACAVMLPAALYYNLPVSAPELARLGTLSLGRPFPSERDAAETFVAAITDLCRHVGIPPRLRELGVPRPLLDDLVPASQGNSLSGNPRDISPAQLRELLETWW, encoded by the coding sequence ATGACGATTGCGTACCGTTTTCTCGCTCCCGGCCAGATCGTGTTCGGTTGGGGGGCTCGCGAACAGCTTGTTTCCTTGATTCCCCCCTCTGCGAAACGGGTCTGGCTCGTTTCCGGCAGCCGGACGCTCGAACGGACCGGAGTCGTCACGCAACTGACGGAGCAGATCGCCGCCTCGGGACGCGGGGTGGTCCAGCATGCCACTCGGAGCCGCGAACCTGAAGTCGTCGATGTCGATTCGCTCGTCGCCGCCTGGCGGTCGAAGAATGTCGAGCCGACGGACGCGGTGATCGCCATTGGCGGCGGTTCGACAATCGATCTTGCCAAAGCGGCGGCGGCCCTGGCGACCAACGGCAATGGCGAGTCGGTGGCGGAGTATCTCGAAGGCGTCGGAACCGGTCGCAAGATCGTCAACCCGCCGCTGATGCTGATCGCCGTCCCGACCACTGCGGGAACGGGCAGCGAAGCGACCAAGAATGCGGTGATTTCCAGCGACGACCCGCCCTACAAGAAGAGCCTGCGTTCGGATCTGATGGTCCCCGCAGCGGTTGTCGTCGATCCCGAGCTGACGGTCACTGTTCCGCCGGAAATCACCGCCCATACCGGGATGGACGCGATCACCCAGCTCATCGAGGCGTATATCAGCCGACGGTCGACGTTGATCCCGAAGGCGCTGTGCGAGCAGGGGCTGCAGCTTGCAATTCCCGCCCTGCCGCGGGCGATCCAGAATGGTGCAGACCGCGTGGCTCGTGAAGCGATGTCGCATGCGGCGCTCCTCTCCGGAATGGCCCTGGCCAATTCGGGGCTGGGGCTGGCGCATGGCGTCGCCGCGGGGCTCGGGGTGCTGTGCCGGATTCCCCACGGGCTGGCCTGCGCGGTGATGTTGCCGGCGGCGCTGTATTACAATCTGCCGGTCAGCGCGCCCGAACTGGCCCGCCTGGGGACCCTCAGCCTCGGTCGTCCATTTCCGTCCGAGCGCGACGCCGCCGAGACCTTCGTCGCCGCGATCACCGATCTCTGCCGGCACGTCGGCATTCCTCCGCGTCTCCGCGAGCTGGGAGTGCCGCGGCCGCTCCTGGACGATCTCGTTCCCGCGTCCCAGGGCAACAGCCTCAGCGGCAATCCGCGGGACATTTCCCCGGCGCAACTGCGGGAACTGCTGGAGACGTGGTGGTAG
- a CDS encoding glycosyltransferase family 87 protein has protein sequence MELVERPVLTWRWLSLLAIGFATAATILTLVRQAGELPVYTTAAERYLRGEQFYRPDDPPAFTYPPFSVLPFVPLTALPPLLRKTPWWIANFSLLAGSLWLLTLMVWPVLRAGVHAGRVRPWVPALAVGLLSGRYLITALNYQSTDYIVLFCVVAAGYGLSRSKGLAAGTFAGLATAMKATPLLFLPLLVWQRRWLATAAFVVTLIAATLLPDAFVSNPDGKLWSVTWFERFVSKVDVGAAASAEGAWSSWNPLNQSLPGTLYRLATPIETAPERYNVAVAALSPHWIKRLTQLCELAVVIAIAWCTRPGLSKDDSVGDASLRRLGETGAAICGMLLLSPMTSTQHLCGLCVPMTYCVVQWLYVRRTVALSIVLGMLTLMALCGGKDIVGHTIADWTQAAGVDTLATLACLVGCATSLIRRERRGATP, from the coding sequence ATGGAACTGGTCGAGCGGCCGGTGCTGACGTGGCGATGGCTGAGCCTGCTGGCGATCGGGTTCGCAACGGCGGCCACCATTCTGACCCTGGTCCGCCAGGCGGGCGAACTTCCCGTCTACACGACCGCCGCCGAGCGATACCTTCGCGGCGAGCAGTTCTACCGTCCGGACGATCCCCCGGCCTTCACTTATCCGCCGTTTTCCGTGCTCCCGTTCGTGCCGCTGACGGCCCTGCCCCCTCTGCTCCGCAAGACGCCGTGGTGGATCGCCAACTTTTCGCTTCTGGCCGGCAGCCTGTGGCTGCTGACGTTGATGGTCTGGCCGGTCCTGCGAGCCGGGGTGCATGCGGGGCGGGTTCGCCCGTGGGTCCCCGCACTGGCGGTCGGCCTGCTGTCGGGGCGCTATCTGATTACCGCGCTCAACTATCAGTCGACGGATTACATCGTGCTGTTCTGCGTCGTGGCCGCCGGGTATGGACTGTCCCGATCGAAGGGACTGGCGGCCGGCACTTTTGCGGGTCTGGCGACGGCGATGAAGGCCACGCCACTGCTGTTTCTGCCGCTGCTCGTCTGGCAGCGGCGCTGGCTGGCGACCGCGGCGTTCGTGGTCACCCTGATCGCGGCGACGCTGTTGCCCGACGCCTTCGTATCAAACCCCGACGGCAAGCTGTGGAGCGTCACCTGGTTTGAGCGCTTCGTGTCCAAGGTCGACGTCGGCGCGGCGGCCTCCGCCGAGGGGGCCTGGTCGAGCTGGAATCCGCTGAATCAGAGTCTGCCGGGAACGCTCTACCGACTTGCGACACCGATCGAGACGGCTCCGGAGCGATACAATGTCGCCGTTGCTGCGCTGTCGCCGCATTGGATCAAGCGACTGACTCAGCTCTGCGAATTGGCGGTCGTGATCGCGATTGCGTGGTGCACCCGACCCGGACTGTCAAAGGATGACTCGGTCGGCGATGCGTCGCTGCGGCGTCTCGGAGAGACCGGCGCTGCGATCTGCGGAATGCTGCTCCTGTCGCCGATGACCAGCACGCAGCATCTTTGCGGCCTGTGCGTCCCGATGACGTACTGCGTGGTCCAGTGGCTGTACGTCCGGAGGACGGTCGCGCTGTCGATCGTGCTGGGAATGCTCACCCTGATGGCCTTATGCGGCGGCAAGGACATCGTCGGGCATACCATCGCCGACTGGACCCAGGCGGCGGGCGTGGACACGCTGGCGACGCTGGCTTGTCTGGTCGGATGCGCGACCAGCCTGATCCGCCGGGAGCGTCGCGGCGCGACGCCGTAA
- a CDS encoding tetratricopeptide repeat protein, with protein sequence MNRPATPGNRPSIQPGQRPEIGGGNRPNLPGAGNRPGQPGGGRPEIGGGNRPGFPGVGNRPGQPGGGNRPEIGGGGDRPNFPGAGNRPGQGIGQRPDRPTTLPGLGGGNRPGMGGGNRPNIGIGGGNNNINIGNRPNFGGGGNNIVIGNRPGRPGVDGGFRPNYGGAWGGGHYHPGWHPHPYPNPGHWGWYHGYGPAWGGGRWNYMWNRYPVAAAFGVTAWGLTAASWMFGVGSYYNPYYDTPVIVNNQPVVVYSQPIVGDAADYATADAGGGAPPDPAMDLFDQARSAFYQGQYDQALQLTDQALQKSPRDAAINEFRSLCLFALGRYREAAATIHAVLAVGPGWDWTTLSSLYPSTGAYAEQLRRLEDSIKQKDSADARFLLAYHYLTCDHKEAAIAQLKSVIKLQPKDEVAAQLLQMYAPGETGSSEPPPAPEKDIPPAFPPEKLQGTWTAKDGDGQFTLVLSGDGKFTWTFTREGAPQTMEGTWSLQGNDLAMEPTAGGLMLSEVKLADDSTLDFAPLGQTTKLTFKK encoded by the coding sequence GTGAATCGACCGGCCACGCCGGGAAATCGGCCGTCCATTCAGCCGGGGCAACGACCGGAAATCGGGGGCGGGAACCGACCGAACCTGCCAGGCGCCGGCAATCGCCCCGGCCAGCCCGGCGGCGGCCGTCCGGAGATCGGCGGCGGAAACCGCCCCGGCTTCCCCGGCGTCGGCAACCGTCCCGGACAGCCGGGGGGCGGCAATCGTCCGGAAATCGGAGGAGGCGGAGATCGTCCGAACTTCCCGGGCGCCGGCAACCGCCCCGGGCAAGGAATCGGCCAGCGCCCCGACCGCCCCACCACGCTGCCGGGACTCGGCGGAGGCAATCGGCCGGGCATGGGGGGAGGGAATCGACCGAATATTGGGATCGGTGGCGGAAACAACAATATCAATATCGGTAACAGGCCAAACTTTGGCGGCGGAGGAAACAATATTGTCATCGGCAATCGGCCGGGGCGGCCGGGGGTGGATGGGGGATTTCGGCCGAACTACGGCGGGGCGTGGGGCGGGGGGCATTACCACCCCGGCTGGCATCCCCATCCGTATCCGAATCCGGGCCACTGGGGCTGGTATCACGGCTACGGTCCCGCGTGGGGAGGCGGACGCTGGAACTACATGTGGAACCGGTATCCCGTTGCGGCGGCGTTCGGCGTGACCGCGTGGGGGCTGACGGCGGCCTCGTGGATGTTCGGCGTCGGGAGCTACTACAACCCGTATTACGACACGCCGGTGATCGTCAACAATCAGCCGGTCGTCGTATACTCGCAACCGATCGTCGGGGATGCCGCGGACTATGCGACGGCGGACGCCGGCGGCGGGGCGCCGCCCGATCCGGCGATGGATCTGTTCGATCAGGCCCGGTCGGCGTTCTACCAGGGGCAGTACGATCAGGCGCTGCAGTTGACCGATCAGGCGCTGCAGAAGTCGCCGCGGGATGCGGCGATCAACGAGTTCCGCAGCCTGTGCCTGTTTGCGCTGGGGCGCTACCGCGAGGCGGCGGCGACGATTCACGCCGTGCTGGCGGTCGGTCCCGGCTGGGACTGGACGACGCTGTCGAGCCTGTATCCGAGCACGGGAGCGTACGCGGAGCAACTGCGGCGGCTGGAGGATTCGATCAAGCAGAAGGATTCGGCCGATGCGCGGTTTCTGCTGGCGTATCACTATCTGACGTGCGATCACAAGGAGGCCGCGATCGCGCAGCTCAAGTCGGTGATCAAGCTGCAGCCGAAGGATGAGGTGGCGGCGCAACTGCTGCAGATGTATGCGCCGGGGGAGACGGGGAGCAGCGAGCCGCCTCCGGCGCCGGAGAAGGACATTCCGCCCGCGTTTCCGCCGGAGAAGCTGCAGGGGACGTGGACGGCGAAGGACGGCGACGGCCAGTTTACGCTGGTGCTGTCGGGGGACGGCAAATTCACGTGGACCTTCACGCGGGAGGGGGCGCCGCAGACGATGGAAGGGACGTGGTCGCTGCAGGGGAACGATCTGGCGATGGAGCCGACGGCAGGGGGGCTGATGCTGAGCGAGGTGAAACTTGCGGATGACAGCACGCTCGACTTCGCCCCGCTGGGCCAGACGACGAAGCTGACGTTCAAAAAGTAG